The following coding sequences are from one Mycobacterium bourgelatii window:
- a CDS encoding MlaE family ABC transporter permease: MSYDTTFRFRRILSRLQGPVDGFGEQALFYGETMRYIPNAITRYRKETIRLVAEMTLGAGALVMIGGTVGVAAFLTLASGGVIAVQGYSSLGNIGIEALTGFLSAFLNVRVVAPVIAGIALAATIGAGATAQLGAMRVSEEIDAVECMAVHSVSYLVSTRLIAGLIAIIPLYSLSVLAAFFAARFTTVFVNGQSAGLYDHYFNTFLIPSDLLWSFLQAIVMSIAVMLVHTYYGYNATGGSVGVGIAVGQAVRTSLIVVVVITLFISLAVYGSQGNFNLSG, translated from the coding sequence ATGAGCTACGACACCACCTTTCGCTTCCGTCGTATTTTGTCGAGGCTGCAGGGGCCGGTCGACGGCTTTGGCGAGCAGGCGCTGTTCTACGGCGAGACCATGCGCTACATCCCCAATGCGATTACCCGCTACCGTAAGGAGACCATCCGGCTGGTTGCCGAGATGACGCTCGGTGCCGGAGCGCTGGTCATGATCGGCGGGACGGTCGGCGTGGCGGCTTTCCTGACGCTGGCTTCCGGTGGCGTCATTGCGGTGCAGGGTTATTCGTCGCTGGGCAACATCGGCATCGAAGCCCTGACCGGATTCCTGTCGGCCTTCCTCAACGTGCGGGTGGTTGCGCCCGTCATTGCCGGCATCGCGCTGGCCGCCACGATTGGCGCCGGCGCAACAGCTCAACTGGGCGCAATGCGGGTTTCCGAGGAGATCGATGCCGTCGAATGCATGGCGGTGCACTCGGTGTCGTACTTGGTGTCCACCCGGCTGATCGCGGGCCTGATCGCGATCATTCCGCTGTATTCGCTATCGGTGCTGGCGGCGTTCTTTGCCGCCCGGTTCACCACGGTTTTTGTCAACGGTCAGTCTGCGGGTCTGTACGACCACTACTTCAATACCTTCCTCATACCATCCGACCTGCTGTGGTCGTTCCTGCAAGCGATCGTGATGTCCATCGCGGTGATGCTGGTGCACACCTACTACGGCTATAACGCGACCGGCGGTTCGGTGGGCGTCGGCATCGCGGTCGGGCAAGCCGTGCGCACTTCCCTGATCGTCGTCGTGGTAATTACTCTGTTCATCTCGCTGGCGGTCTACGGCTCGCAAGGCAACTTCAATCTGTCTGGATAA
- a CDS encoding 3-oxoacyl-ACP reductase, with the protein MTSSSNATDLSGKVAVVTGAAAGLGRAEAIGLARLGATVVVNDLAKAIDASDVLDEIGAAGSKAVAVTGDISERSTADELVETADGLGALSIVVNNAGITRDRMLFNMSDEEWDAVIAVHLRGHFLLTRNAATYWRNKAKESSDGTVYGRLINTSSEAGLVGPVGQANYGAAKAGITALTLTASRALGRYGVSANAICPRARTAMTADVFGDAPEVQEGQVDPLSPDHVVTLVQFLASPAAAEVNGQVFIVYGPQVTLVAAPTVEQQFRADGEAWDPGQLSATLQDYFAGRDPNKNFSATGLMA; encoded by the coding sequence TTGACGAGCAGCAGTAACGCGACCGATCTGTCCGGAAAGGTCGCGGTGGTAACCGGCGCGGCCGCGGGTTTGGGCCGTGCCGAGGCCATCGGCTTGGCCCGGCTGGGTGCCACGGTGGTGGTCAACGACCTCGCCAAAGCCATCGACGCCTCCGACGTCCTCGACGAGATAGGTGCCGCCGGTTCCAAAGCGGTTGCGGTGACGGGCGATATCAGTGAGCGCTCGACGGCCGACGAACTCGTCGAAACCGCCGATGGACTGGGCGCGCTCAGCATCGTGGTGAACAACGCCGGCATCACCCGCGACCGGATGCTGTTCAACATGTCCGACGAGGAGTGGGACGCCGTCATCGCCGTACACCTGCGCGGCCATTTCCTGCTCACCCGCAACGCGGCGACCTACTGGCGCAACAAGGCAAAGGAGTCCAGCGACGGCACCGTCTACGGCCGCCTCATCAACACCTCGTCGGAGGCGGGACTGGTCGGGCCGGTGGGCCAGGCCAACTACGGCGCCGCCAAGGCGGGCATCACCGCATTGACCCTGACCGCCTCTCGAGCGCTGGGCCGGTACGGGGTTTCCGCCAACGCCATCTGCCCTCGTGCGCGCACCGCGATGACGGCTGATGTCTTCGGAGACGCTCCCGAGGTGCAAGAGGGTCAGGTCGACCCCCTGTCGCCCGACCACGTGGTCACCCTGGTCCAGTTCTTGGCCTCGCCGGCGGCGGCCGAAGTCAACGGCCAGGTGTTCATCGTCTACGGTCCCCAGGTGACCCTGGTGGCCGCCCCGACGGTCGAACAACAATTCCGCGCGGACGGCGAAGCGTGGGACCCGGGCCAGCTCAGCGCGACGCTGCAGGACTACTTTGCTGGCCGCGATCCGAACAAGAATTTTTCGGCGACCGGGCTGATGGCCTGA
- a CDS encoding acyl-CoA dehydrogenase family protein: MDFSTTEAAQDLGGLVDSIVDAVCTPEHQRELDKLDQRFDRDLWRKLVDSDILTSAAATQVGGDGFGVLEQVAILVALGHQLAAVPYLESVVLGAGALARFSSEDLQQAWGAPAVAGDKILTVAIDGEMGEGPVQAVAGGDGFRLSGTRTQAFYGPVADAFLVPAETDSGTAVFLVAADDPGVTVTALDTTGLGSVAHLALDGVEVAAGRKVGGADVAAWLRTISTLGRSAFQLGVLERGLQMTADYARTREQFDRPIGSFQAVAQRLADGYIDVKGLRLTLTQAAWKVAEDIPAEIDVASAAFWAADAGHRVAHTIVHVHGGVGVDTDHPVHRYFLAAKETEFALGGATGQLRQIGRELAETPA, from the coding sequence ATGGATTTTTCGACGACCGAAGCGGCACAGGATCTGGGCGGTCTGGTCGACAGCATCGTGGACGCGGTGTGCACGCCGGAGCATCAGCGTGAGCTCGACAAGCTGGACCAACGGTTCGACCGCGACTTGTGGCGCAAGCTGGTCGATTCCGACATCCTGACCAGCGCGGCCGCCACCCAGGTCGGCGGCGACGGGTTCGGGGTGCTCGAGCAGGTCGCGATTCTGGTCGCGCTGGGCCACCAACTGGCCGCCGTACCGTATTTGGAGTCGGTGGTGTTGGGGGCCGGCGCGCTGGCCCGGTTCAGTTCTGAGGACTTGCAGCAGGCGTGGGGTGCTCCGGCCGTGGCCGGCGACAAGATCCTGACCGTCGCCATCGACGGCGAGATGGGCGAGGGCCCGGTGCAGGCCGTGGCCGGCGGCGACGGCTTCCGCCTCAGCGGCACCCGCACCCAGGCGTTTTACGGTCCCGTCGCCGATGCGTTCCTGGTGCCCGCCGAAACCGACTCCGGCACGGCGGTTTTCCTCGTCGCCGCCGACGACCCGGGAGTCACGGTGACCGCGCTGGACACCACCGGCCTGGGCAGCGTCGCGCACCTGGCACTGGACGGTGTTGAGGTGGCTGCCGGGCGCAAGGTCGGCGGCGCCGATGTCGCTGCTTGGCTGCGTACCATTTCGACGCTGGGCCGCAGCGCATTCCAGCTCGGGGTGCTCGAGCGAGGGTTACAGATGACGGCCGATTACGCGCGCACCCGTGAGCAGTTCGACCGCCCCATCGGCAGCTTCCAGGCGGTGGCGCAGCGGCTGGCCGACGGCTACATCGACGTCAAGGGCCTGCGGCTGACGTTGACCCAGGCGGCCTGGAAGGTGGCCGAGGACATCCCGGCCGAGATCGACGTCGCGTCCGCGGCGTTCTGGGCGGCCGACGCCGGACACCGGGTGGCGCACACCATCGTGCACGTGCACGGCGGCGTCGGCGTCGACACCGACCACCCGGTGCACCGATACTTTTTGGCAGCCAAAGAAACCGAGTTCGCGCTGGGTGGCGCGACCGGCCAGCTGCGCCAGATCGGCCGGGAACTGGCGGAGACGCCGGCCTGA
- the fadD17 gene encoding long-chain-fatty-acid--CoA ligase FadD17: protein MSTDPTVTQLLVPLAEIDDRGVYFEDSFTSWRDHLRHGAAIAAALRARLDPARPPHVGVLLQNTPFFSAMLVAAGMSGIVPVGLNPVRRGAALIRDIEHADCQVVLADSGSAAPLDGIEHLNVDSNVWADEVAAHAPPPDAELQFQSASPTDLFMLIYTSGTSGDPKAVKCSHSKVAIAGTTMAQRFDLGRDDVCYVSMPLFHSNAVLVGWAVALASQGSLALRRKFSASQFLPDVRRYGATYANYVGKPLSYVLATPELPDDADNPLRAVYGNEGVPSDIEKFGRRFGCLVQDGFGSTEGGVAIARTPDTPPGALGPLPDGVQIVDPETGEQCAVGVVGELVNTAGAGRFEGYYNDEAASAERMAGGVYHSGDLAYRDEKGYAYFAGRLGDWMRVDGENLGAAPIERVLLRYPDTVEVAVYAVPDPTVGDQVMAAMVLAPGAEFDADKFRAFLAEQPDLGPKQWPSYVRISPKLPRTVTFKVLKRQLSAEGVECADPVWSIRR, encoded by the coding sequence GTGAGCACAGACCCTACCGTCACCCAACTGTTGGTGCCGCTGGCCGAAATCGACGACCGCGGTGTCTATTTCGAGGACTCGTTCACCAGTTGGCGCGACCACCTGCGACACGGCGCGGCGATCGCCGCGGCGCTGCGCGCACGCCTTGACCCCGCCCGTCCCCCACACGTCGGCGTGCTGCTGCAGAACACGCCGTTCTTCTCGGCGATGCTGGTGGCTGCGGGCATGTCGGGCATCGTGCCGGTGGGCCTCAACCCGGTGCGCCGCGGCGCGGCGCTGATCCGCGATATCGAACACGCCGATTGCCAAGTGGTCCTTGCCGACTCGGGCTCGGCGGCGCCGTTGGACGGTATCGAGCACCTGAACGTCGACTCCAACGTCTGGGCCGACGAGGTCGCCGCACATGCCCCACCGCCAGATGCGGAACTGCAGTTTCAATCCGCCTCGCCGACGGACCTTTTCATGCTGATCTACACCTCTGGTACCAGCGGCGATCCCAAGGCGGTGAAGTGCAGCCACAGCAAGGTGGCGATCGCCGGCACCACCATGGCGCAGCGCTTCGACCTTGGCCGCGACGACGTCTGTTACGTGTCGATGCCGCTGTTCCACTCCAATGCGGTGCTGGTCGGGTGGGCAGTCGCGCTCGCCTCTCAGGGCTCACTGGCGCTGCGACGCAAATTCTCGGCGTCCCAATTTCTTCCGGACGTCCGCCGTTACGGCGCGACCTACGCCAACTACGTCGGCAAGCCGTTGTCCTACGTCCTGGCCACGCCCGAACTCCCCGACGACGCGGACAATCCGTTGCGCGCGGTGTACGGGAACGAAGGGGTGCCCAGCGACATAGAGAAGTTCGGCCGCAGATTCGGCTGCCTCGTCCAGGACGGCTTCGGATCGACCGAGGGCGGAGTGGCGATCGCCCGCACACCGGATACACCGCCCGGTGCTTTGGGCCCGTTGCCGGACGGAGTGCAGATCGTCGACCCGGAGACCGGCGAGCAGTGCGCGGTCGGGGTGGTCGGTGAGCTGGTCAATACCGCCGGCGCGGGCCGGTTCGAGGGCTATTACAACGACGAGGCCGCGTCGGCCGAGCGGATGGCGGGCGGGGTGTATCACAGCGGCGACCTGGCGTATCGCGACGAAAAGGGATACGCCTATTTTGCTGGGCGACTTGGCGACTGGATGCGGGTTGACGGCGAGAACCTGGGCGCCGCACCCATCGAGCGGGTGCTGCTGCGCTACCCCGACACCGTGGAAGTGGCGGTGTACGCCGTGCCCGATCCAACTGTCGGTGACCAGGTCATGGCCGCAATGGTTTTGGCGCCGGGCGCCGAGTTCGATGCCGACAAGTTTCGGGCCTTTCTGGCCGAACAACCCGACCTGGGACCCAAGCAGTGGCCGTCCTATGTTCGGATCAGCCCGAAACTTCCTCGCACCGTGACTTTCAAGGTGCTCAAGCGCCAACTGTCCGCCGAGGGGGTCGAATGCGCTGATCCGGTGTGGTCCATCCGCCGCTGA
- a CDS encoding acyl-CoA dehydrogenase gives MRISYTPEQEELRRELRSYFDKLMTPERREALSSVQGEYGTGNVYRETVAQMGKDGWLTLNWPKEYGGQDRSPMDSLIFTDEAALAGAPVPFLTINSVAPTIMAFGTDEQKKFFLPKIAAGDLHFSIGYSEPGAGTDLANLRTTAVRDGDEYVINGQKMWTSLIAYADYVWLAVRTNTEAKKHRGISVLIVPTTAEGFSWTPVHTMAGPDTSATYYTDVRVPVTNLVGEENAGWKLVTNQLNHERVALVSSAPIFLCLREVREWAQNTKDASGARLIDSEWVQLNLARVHAKAEVLKLINWELASSENQALGPADASAAKVFGTELATEAYRLLMEVLGTAATQRQDSPGALLRGRVERMHRACLILTFGGGTNEVQRDIIGMVALGLPRSR, from the coding sequence ATGCGCATCAGTTACACCCCTGAACAGGAGGAGTTGCGGCGCGAGCTGCGTTCGTACTTCGACAAGCTGATGACTCCCGAGCGTCGCGAGGCGCTGAGCTCGGTCCAGGGTGAATACGGCACCGGCAACGTTTACCGGGAGACCGTCGCGCAGATGGGCAAGGACGGGTGGCTCACCCTGAACTGGCCCAAGGAGTACGGCGGCCAGGACCGGTCTCCGATGGATTCGCTGATCTTCACCGACGAGGCCGCCTTAGCCGGCGCCCCGGTGCCGTTCCTGACCATCAACAGCGTCGCGCCGACGATCATGGCGTTCGGCACCGACGAGCAGAAGAAGTTCTTCCTGCCCAAGATCGCCGCCGGGGACCTGCACTTCTCGATCGGCTATTCGGAGCCCGGCGCCGGAACCGACCTGGCCAACCTGCGCACCACCGCCGTCCGCGACGGCGACGAGTACGTGATCAACGGCCAGAAGATGTGGACCAGCCTGATCGCCTACGCCGACTACGTCTGGCTGGCGGTGCGCACCAACACCGAGGCCAAGAAGCACCGCGGTATCTCGGTGCTGATCGTGCCGACGACCGCCGAGGGCTTTTCCTGGACGCCGGTGCACACCATGGCCGGGCCGGACACCAGCGCCACTTACTACACCGACGTGCGCGTGCCGGTGACCAATCTGGTCGGCGAGGAGAACGCCGGCTGGAAGCTGGTGACCAACCAGCTCAACCACGAACGGGTGGCGCTCGTCTCGTCGGCGCCGATCTTCTTGTGCCTGCGCGAGGTTCGCGAGTGGGCACAGAACACCAAGGACGCCAGTGGCGCCCGGCTGATCGACTCCGAATGGGTGCAGCTCAACCTGGCCCGGGTACACGCCAAGGCCGAGGTGCTCAAGCTGATCAACTGGGAGTTGGCGTCCTCGGAGAATCAGGCGCTCGGGCCGGCCGACGCATCCGCCGCCAAGGTGTTCGGCACCGAACTGGCCACAGAGGCTTACCGGTTGCTCATGGAGGTACTCGGCACCGCGGCCACGCAGCGCCAGGACTCGCCGGGCGCGTTGCTGCGCGGCCGCGTCGAGCGGATGCACCGCGCGTGCCTGATTTTGACTTTCGGTGGCGGCACGAACGAAGTGCAGCGAGACATCATCGGCATGGTCGCGCTCGGCCTGCCTCGCAGTCGCTGA
- a CDS encoding ferredoxin produces the protein MRVKVDRDRCEGNAVCLGIAPDIFDLDDEDYAVVKTDPIPPDQEDLAEQAIAECPRAALLRED, from the coding sequence GTGCGAGTGAAAGTCGACCGTGACCGATGCGAAGGTAACGCCGTGTGCTTGGGAATTGCGCCGGATATCTTCGATCTGGACGACGAGGATTACGCCGTCGTGAAGACCGATCCGATTCCGCCCGACCAAGAGGATTTGGCCGAGCAGGCGATCGCCGAGTGCCCGCGCGCCGCCCTGCTCCGCGAAGACTGA
- a CDS encoding MCE family protein — MSEGGYESKSVMMTKVGIFTVVMLLVSAALVIVFGDFRFGPQSTYHATFLDASRLKGGQKVRIAGVPVGAVKGVKLNPDNTIDVEFGIDKRYQLYTSSRAIIRYENLVGDRFLEITSGPGELKKLNPGGTIDSRHTQPALDLDALLGGLKPVLKGLDADKINTLSNAVIELLQGQGGALSKVLSDTSAFSTSLARRDQLIGDVITNLNTVLGTVDSRSEQFAASVDQLQELIDGLAKNKDVIASAIPPLASTTTDLTELLQNSRRPLQGVLENARPLATELDNRKEEINNDVEQLAEDYLRLSALGAYGSFFNIYFCSVTIKINGPAGGDLLIPFGGPVDPSKGRCAFAK, encoded by the coding sequence ATGTCCGAAGGCGGTTACGAATCCAAGAGTGTGATGATGACCAAGGTCGGCATCTTCACGGTGGTGATGTTGCTGGTCAGCGCCGCCCTGGTGATCGTGTTCGGCGACTTCCGGTTCGGTCCGCAAAGCACCTACCACGCAACGTTTCTGGATGCGTCCCGGCTGAAGGGTGGCCAGAAGGTGCGCATCGCCGGTGTCCCCGTCGGCGCGGTCAAGGGGGTCAAGCTCAACCCCGACAACACCATTGACGTCGAATTCGGGATCGACAAGCGCTACCAGCTGTACACGTCGTCGCGGGCGATCATCCGCTACGAAAACCTGGTCGGCGACCGGTTTTTGGAGATCACCTCGGGTCCGGGTGAGCTGAAGAAGCTCAACCCGGGCGGCACCATCGACTCCCGGCACACCCAGCCCGCATTGGATCTCGACGCGCTGCTGGGCGGGCTCAAGCCGGTGCTGAAGGGCTTGGACGCGGACAAGATCAACACCCTGAGCAACGCCGTCATCGAGTTGCTGCAGGGCCAAGGTGGGGCACTGTCCAAGGTGCTTTCCGACACCAGCGCCTTCTCGACGTCGCTGGCCAGACGCGACCAACTCATCGGCGACGTGATCACCAACCTCAATACTGTGCTGGGGACCGTCGATTCACGCAGCGAGCAATTCGCGGCCAGCGTCGACCAGCTGCAGGAACTGATCGACGGCCTGGCCAAGAACAAGGACGTCATCGCCAGCGCGATCCCCCCGCTGGCCTCGACGACGACGGATCTGACTGAGCTGCTTCAGAATTCGCGTCGGCCGCTGCAGGGAGTGCTGGAAAACGCGCGACCGCTGGCCACCGAGCTGGACAACCGCAAGGAAGAGATCAACAACGACGTCGAGCAACTGGCCGAGGACTACCTGCGTCTTTCAGCGCTCGGCGCCTACGGATCGTTCTTCAACATCTACTTCTGCTCGGTGACGATCAAGATCAACGGTCCGGCCGGTGGTGACCTCCTGATCCCGTTCGGTGGTCCGGTGGATCCCAGCAAAGGAAGGTGCGCCTTTGCCAAATAG
- a CDS encoding MlaE family ABC transporter permease, which produces MIQRLAVPARAVGGFFEMSMETARAAFRRPFQFREFLDQTWMVARVSLVPTLLVSIPFTVLVAFTLNILLREIGAADLSGAGTAFGTITQLGPVVTVLVVAGAGATAICADLGARTIREEIDAMRVLGIDPIQRLVVPRVLASTLVALLLNGLVCAIGLSGGYVFSVFLQGVNPGAFINGLTVLTGLRELILAEVKALLFGVMAGLVGCYRGLTVKGGPKGVGNAVNETVVYAFICLFVINVVMTAIGVRISAK; this is translated from the coding sequence TTGATCCAACGTCTTGCGGTCCCCGCCCGGGCTGTCGGTGGATTTTTCGAGATGTCGATGGAAACCGCTCGCGCGGCTTTCCGACGGCCCTTCCAGTTCCGCGAATTCCTGGATCAGACCTGGATGGTCGCCCGAGTTTCGCTGGTCCCGACGCTGCTGGTGTCCATACCGTTCACGGTGCTGGTGGCGTTCACCCTGAACATCCTGCTGCGCGAAATCGGTGCCGCCGACTTGTCCGGTGCCGGAACGGCATTCGGCACCATCACCCAGTTGGGCCCGGTCGTGACGGTGCTGGTGGTCGCCGGTGCCGGTGCCACCGCGATCTGCGCCGACTTGGGCGCCCGCACCATTCGCGAGGAGATCGACGCGATGCGGGTGCTCGGCATCGACCCGATCCAAAGGCTTGTCGTCCCCAGAGTTTTGGCGTCGACGCTGGTTGCGTTGCTGCTCAACGGTTTGGTCTGTGCCATCGGTCTATCCGGTGGCTATGTTTTTTCGGTGTTCCTTCAGGGCGTGAACCCGGGCGCATTCATCAACGGGCTGACGGTGCTCACCGGACTTCGCGAGCTGATCCTCGCTGAAGTCAAGGCATTGCTGTTCGGTGTGATGGCCGGGTTGGTCGGTTGCTACCGCGGTCTGACCGTCAAGGGCGGACCCAAGGGCGTCGGAAACGCGGTCAACGAAACGGTCGTGTACGCATTCATCTGCCTCTTCGTGATCAACGTCGTCATGACGGCCATCGGCGTACGAATTTCGGCCAAGTAG
- a CDS encoding MCE family protein — protein sequence MPNSKRDTDPLRTGTIGLVVVVCVVLISFGYASLPFFPQGKTYDAYFSDAAGIRPGNSVLVSGFKVGKVSEVSLAGDTAKVSFTVDRNVVIGDQSLAAIRTDTILGERSVSISPAGSGRATSIPVTRTTTPYTLAGALDDLGEAANGIVDKPTFERALKVLTDTLHDATPNLRGALDGLTSLSRTLNTRDEALQGLLAHAKNVTGVLSDRAAQVNKLIDQGNELFAALDERRAALSALIAGIDDLSAQLSGFVADNRKEFGPALSKLNQVIGNLNERKEFITEALKRLPPYATSLGEVVSSGPGFNVNVYGAIPAPLVASMFDFFYQPGKLPDSLADYLRGMIQERWTIRPKSP from the coding sequence TTGCCAAATAGCAAGCGAGACACAGACCCATTACGCACCGGCACCATCGGCCTGGTCGTCGTCGTCTGCGTCGTCCTCATCTCTTTTGGGTACGCGTCGCTGCCGTTCTTCCCGCAAGGCAAGACTTACGACGCTTACTTCAGCGACGCCGCCGGCATCCGCCCCGGCAATTCGGTTCTGGTGTCGGGCTTCAAGGTGGGCAAGGTTTCCGAGGTGAGTCTGGCCGGCGACACCGCCAAGGTCAGCTTCACCGTCGACCGCAACGTCGTCATCGGCGACCAGTCATTGGCGGCGATCCGAACCGACACCATCCTGGGCGAGCGTTCCGTCTCGATCAGTCCGGCCGGCAGCGGCCGCGCGACGTCGATTCCGGTGACCCGGACGACGACGCCGTACACGCTCGCCGGGGCGCTCGACGATCTGGGTGAGGCCGCCAACGGCATTGTTGACAAGCCAACTTTCGAGCGGGCGCTGAAGGTCCTCACCGATACGTTGCACGACGCCACGCCCAACCTGCGTGGCGCCCTGGACGGCCTGACCTCCTTGTCCCGCACGTTGAACACCCGCGACGAGGCGCTACAGGGCCTGCTGGCCCACGCGAAAAATGTCACCGGAGTGCTGTCCGATCGCGCCGCCCAGGTCAACAAGCTGATCGACCAGGGCAACGAGCTGTTTGCCGCGCTCGACGAGCGGCGGGCCGCGCTGAGCGCGCTGATCGCCGGCATCGACGACCTCTCGGCCCAGCTCTCGGGTTTCGTGGCTGACAACCGCAAGGAGTTCGGCCCCGCACTGAGCAAGCTGAACCAGGTGATCGGCAACCTCAACGAGCGCAAGGAGTTCATCACCGAGGCGCTCAAGCGTTTGCCGCCGTACGCGACCTCGCTGGGTGAAGTGGTCAGCTCCGGACCGGGCTTCAACGTCAACGTCTACGGCGCCATCCCGGCACCGCTGGTCGCGTCCATGTTCGACTTCTTCTACCAGCCGGGCAAGCTGCCCGACAGCCTCGCCGACTACCTGCGCGGAATGATCCAAGAGCGCTGGACTATCAGGCCGAAGTCGCCATGA
- a CDS encoding MCE family protein — MANTGSRRTAARIAAAVLAGLIVAFVAITFLSYTAAFTPTDTVTVKTPRAGLVMEKGAKVKFRGVQVGTVEEISYVDETATLTLAIRSGEMRFIPANAKVHIGGNTIFGAKSVEFIEPDGDKGKNVPKLRPNSTVQASEVQLEVNTLFQSLLDVLHKVDPVELNGTLSALSEGLRGHGDDLGALLSGLNTLTRQANPKLPALQEDFRLAGLATGYYGDAASDLNTVLGNLPTISKTLVDQESNLNDTLLAAIGLANNGYDTLAPAEEDLIAAIQRLRAPLKVAADYSPEFGCFFGSVDRGIKEFAPLIGVRKAGLFTSSSFVIGAPSYTYPESLPIVNGTGGPNCRGLPNIPNKQTGGSFYRAPFLVTDNALVPYEPYTELQVDAPSTLQFLFHGAFAERDDF; from the coding sequence ATGGCCAACACCGGATCACGACGTACCGCAGCGCGGATAGCCGCTGCGGTACTGGCCGGTCTGATCGTCGCGTTCGTGGCCATCACGTTTCTGTCGTACACCGCGGCCTTCACCCCGACGGACACCGTGACCGTCAAAACGCCGCGAGCCGGCCTGGTGATGGAGAAGGGCGCCAAGGTCAAGTTCCGTGGCGTACAGGTCGGCACGGTTGAAGAGATCAGCTACGTCGACGAGACGGCCACGCTGACTCTGGCGATCCGTAGCGGCGAGATGCGGTTCATACCGGCCAACGCCAAGGTGCACATCGGCGGAAACACCATCTTTGGGGCCAAGTCGGTCGAGTTCATCGAGCCGGACGGGGACAAGGGCAAGAATGTTCCCAAGCTGCGTCCGAATTCGACCGTGCAGGCGTCGGAGGTGCAGCTGGAAGTCAACACGTTGTTCCAGTCGCTGCTCGACGTGCTGCACAAGGTCGACCCCGTCGAACTGAACGGAACGCTGAGCGCCCTGTCCGAAGGCCTCCGCGGTCACGGCGACGACTTGGGAGCGCTGCTGTCCGGGCTGAATACCTTGACGCGGCAAGCGAACCCGAAGTTGCCCGCCTTGCAAGAGGACTTCCGCCTTGCGGGACTCGCCACCGGCTACTATGGCGATGCCGCCTCCGACCTGAACACCGTGCTGGGCAACCTGCCGACGATCAGCAAGACCCTGGTCGACCAGGAGAGCAACCTCAACGACACGTTGTTGGCCGCAATCGGCCTGGCCAACAACGGCTATGACACGTTGGCACCGGCGGAAGAGGACCTCATCGCCGCGATCCAACGGCTGCGCGCCCCGCTCAAGGTGGCTGCCGACTACTCTCCGGAATTCGGTTGCTTCTTCGGCAGTGTCGATCGCGGTATCAAGGAGTTCGCGCCGTTGATCGGTGTCCGCAAGGCGGGTCTGTTCACCTCGTCGAGCTTCGTCATCGGCGCGCCGTCCTACACCTACCCGGAGAGCCTGCCGATCGTTAACGGAACCGGCGGCCCGAACTGCCGAGGGTTGCCCAACATCCCGAACAAGCAAACCGGCGGGTCGTTCTACCGGGCTCCCTTCCTGGTCACCGACAACGCCCTGGTTCCTTACGAGCCGTACACCGAGTTGCAAGTCGATGCGCCCTCGACGCTGCAGTTCCTGTTCCACGGTGCCTTCGCAGAACGGGACGACTTCTGA